Proteins encoded by one window of Macaca mulatta isolate MMU2019108-1 chromosome 10, T2T-MMU8v2.0, whole genome shotgun sequence:
- the ZNF280A gene encoding zinc finger protein 280A, whose product MGDVFLCKEVESPKKNLRESKESDKDDEDPDLIFVGVEHVHKDPEILFVGMISNSKPVVSNILNRVTPGSNSRRRKGHFRQDPAHVWQPANHVTSVAKAIRPVSPSEGRSTDSPVTTMSSPEPAYKMGSPHVVSPNSSDSLPPGTQHLVGAMFSGGGRSESSPDSKRLSTSDINSRSSKRVKLRAEIPGVHSLAVVPSDSSSRISTNTPSQGVCNSSNHVQNGATFPWADANGTAHFNLRNPERANGSDGLVITDISSLASQKKTFDPRKEIPIVLLSDFYYGQHKGDGQPEQKTHTTFKCLSCVKVLKNIKFMNHMKHHLEFEKQRNDSWENHTTCQHCHRQFPTPFQLQCHIDSVHIAMGPSAVCKICELSFETDQVLLQHMKDHHKPGEMPYVCQVCHYRSSVFADVETHFRTCHENTKYLLCLFCLKLFKTAIPYMNHCWRHSRRRVLRCSKCRLQFLTLKEEIEHKTKNHQTFKKPEQLQGLPRETKVIIQASAQPGSSGVASIIVSDTDPPPSPVKTKTMATNTGDSRLPCSKDSR is encoded by the coding sequence atgGGAGATGTCTTTTTGTGTAAGGAAGTGGAATCACCAAAGAAGAATTTGAGAGAATCCAAAGAAAGCGACAAAGATGATGAAGATCCAGATCTGATCTTTGTTGGGGTGGAACATGTACATAAAGACCCTGAAATTCTCTTTGTCGGGATGATTTCAAATTCAAAACCAGTCGTTTCAAACATTTTGAACAGAGTCACCCCAGGCTCAAattcaagaagaagaaaaggccaCTTCCGTCAAGATCCTGCTCACGTGTGGCAGCCTGCAAATCATGTGACCTCTGTGGCAAAAGCCATCAGGCCAGTTTCTCCATCTGAGGGGAGATCTACAGATAGTCCTGTCACTACAATGTCTTCACCTGAACCTGCTTATAAAATGGGCTCACCACACGTTGTTTCTCCCAATTCCTCAGATTCTCTCCCTCCAGGGACTCAGCATCTAGTTGGAGCTATGTTCTCTGGAGGAGGCAGAAGTGAGAGTTCTCCTGATTCCAAGCGACTTTCCACTTCAGATATAAACAGCAGAAGTTCCAAAAGGGTTAAACTCAGGGCTGAAATCCCAGGGGTACATTCTTTAGCTGTGGTCCCTTCAGATAGCTCTTCTAGAATAAGCACAAATACACCCTCACAGGGGGTCTGCAACTCATCAAACCACGTTCAGAATGGAGCAACATTTCCTTGGGCTGATGCTAATGGAACAGCACATTTCAATCTTAGGAATCCAGAGAGAGCAAATGGGTCTGATGGCCTGGTAATAACAGACATTTCAAGTCTAGCAAGTCAAAAGAAGACCTTTGATCCCAGGAAAGAAATTCCCATCGTGTTACTTAGCGACTTTTACTACGGACAGCATAAAGGAGATGGGCAGCCAGAACAGAAGACTCACACCACCTTTAAATGCCTCAGTTGCGTGAAAGttctaaaaaatattaagtttatGAATCACATGAAGCATCATTTGGAGTTTGAGAAGCAGAGGAACGACAGTTGGGAAAACCACACCACCTGCCAGCACTGCCACCGGCAGTTTCCCACTCCCTTCCAGCTACAGTGTCACATTGACAGTGTGCACATCGCCATGGGGCCCTCTGCTGTCTGTAAGATCTGTGAATTGTCATTCGAAACAGATCAGGTCCTCTTACAACACATGAAGGACCATCATAAGCCTGGCGAAATGCCCTATGTGTGCCAGGTTTGCCATTACAGATCATCGGTCTTTGCTGATGTGGAAACACATTTTAGAACGTGCCATGAAAACACAAAGTATTTGCTTTGTCTGTTTTGTCTCAAACTTTTCAAAACTGCGATACCATACATGAATCATTGCTGGAGGCACAGCAGAAGGAGGGTCCTTCGATGTTCCAAGTGCCGACTACAGTTTTTGACGTTGAAGGAGGAAATAGAGCACAAAACCAAGAaccatcaaacatttaaaaagccgGAGCAACTGCAAGGGTTGCCTCGTGAAACGAAAGTTATTATTCAGGCTTCAGCTCAGCCAGGATCAAGTGGTGTGGCTTCCATTATTGTGAGTGACACTGACCCTCCGCCTTCACCTGTAAAAACTAAAACGATGGCTACGAACACTGGAGATTCCAGACTCCCTTGCAGCAAGGATTCTCGCTGA